The DNA segment CCAGGCGAGGCCGAGGACGAACACTGCCAAGGCGCCCAGGAAGGCCAGCATGCGGGTGAGCTTGCCCATGCCGTGCGGCAGGAGCAGCAGGAGCAGGCCGAGGATCGCCGGCGCGAAGGTCAGGAAGGTGAGGGGATGGGAGTTCAGCCAGGTCATCGCCCCACCTACTTCAGGAAGACATAGAGGAGGACCGCGGCCCCCAGCGCCATGCTGAGCGCGTAGTTGCGCACCCGGCCGGTCTGGAAGAGGGCGGTGAAGTCCCCGAACACCCGGGCCAGCGCGCCCGGCAGGTTCACGCCCACGCCGTCGATGAGGATCACGTCGAACAGCTTCCACAGCAGGTTGCCCAGCCAGCGGACGGGCCGCAGCAGGTAGAGCTCCACGCCCTCGTCCACGTAGTACTTATTCAGCAGCACGCGGTGGAGAACGGGGAATTTCGCCGCGAAGGCCAGCTCCCAGGCCGGGCCGTTCTTGTACTTCGACCATCCGAGGAAGCCGAAGAACAGGCCCAGGCCCGTGGAGATGACCGCGAGCAGGACCGCCGGTCCCTCGTGGTGACCGTGGGGCGCGTGGGTCTGGCCGTAGGTGAGGGCCGGGCTCAGCCACTCGCCGATCCGGAAGTGGCCGCCGAAGGCCTCGGGCACGCCCCAGAAGCCCCACAGCAGCGATCCCGCCGCCAGCACCATCAGGGGCAGCGTCATGGTCAGGGGGCTCTCGTGCGCGTGGTCGTAGGCGTGGTGGTCCCGCGGCTCGCCCCAGAACGTGAGGGCCATCAGGCGCCACATGTAGAAGCTGGTGCAGCAGGCGCCGATCACGCCGATCACCCACAGGGCCGGCGATTTCAGGAAGGCCAGGTAGAGGATCTCGTCCTTGCTGAAGAAGCCCGACGTCCCCGGGAAGCCCATGATGGCGACCGTGCCCGCCACCATGGTGAGGAAGGTGATCCGGGTCTTGTTCCGCAGCCCGCCCATCTTGAACAGGTCCTGCTCGTGGTGCATGGCGTGGATCACGCTGCCCGCGCCGAGGAAGAGCAGGGCCTTGAACCAGGCGTGGGTGAACACGTGGAAGAAGCCCGCGGCAAAGCCCGCCGCGCCGAGGCCCAGGAACATGTAGCCCAGCTGGGAGACCGTGGAGTATGCGAGGACCTTCTTGATGTCGCGCTGGAACAGGCCGATGGTGGCCGCGAACAGCGCCGTGGCCGCGCCCACCCACGCCACCACGTCCATGGTGATGGGCGCGAGGGTGAAGACCGGCGCCAGGCGGCAGATCATGTAGATGCCGCTGGTCACCATGGTCGCCGCGTGGATGAGGGCGCTGACCGGCGTCGGGCCCGCCATGGCGTCCGGCAGCCACAGGTAGAGGGGCAGCTGGGCGCTCTTGCCCGTAGCGCCCACGAACAGCATCAGCGTCGCGAAGGTGAGGACGCCGAAGCCCACTTCGGGAGCCACGTGGCCCGCCTGGGTGAGGATCTCGGAGACCGTCAGGGTGCCGAAGGCGGCGAAGAGCACCATCATCCCGATGGCCACGCCCAGGTCGCCCACGCGGTTGGTGAGGAAGGCCTTGAGGCCCGCCTGGGGCGCGAAGTCCGTCTCGAAATAGAAGCCGATGAGCAGGTAGGAGCAGAGGCCCACGCCCTCCCAGCCCACGAACATCAGGACGAGGCTGGATCCCAGCACCAGCGTGAGCATGAAGAAGACGAACAGGTTCAGGTAGCTGAAGAACCGCGCGAAGCCCTCCTCCCCGTGCATGTAGCCCACCGAATAGAGGTGGATGAGCAGCCCGATGCCGGTGATGACCAGCATCATCGTGCCGCTGAGGGGATCGATCACCAGCCCGAAGGGGACGCTGAGGGACCCGGTGGCCATCCACTCGCCGTAGTGCAGGGCCAGCCGGTGGTCCGGCGTCCCCTTCATCGCCAGGAAGGCGGACACGGCCAGGAGCAGCGACGCGAACACGACGCCCAGGCCCACGGCGGTGACGGCGCCCTTGCCGGCGCGCTTGCCCAGCAGGCCGTTGAAGG comes from the Geothrix sp. 21YS21S-4 genome and includes:
- the nuoL gene encoding NADH-quinone oxidoreductase subunit L gives rise to the protein MNKYYWLIPILPLLGSAFNGLLGKRAGKGAVTAVGLGVVFASLLLAVSAFLAMKGTPDHRLALHYGEWMATGSLSVPFGLVIDPLSGTMMLVITGIGLLIHLYSVGYMHGEEGFARFFSYLNLFVFFMLTLVLGSSLVLMFVGWEGVGLCSYLLIGFYFETDFAPQAGLKAFLTNRVGDLGVAIGMMVLFAAFGTLTVSEILTQAGHVAPEVGFGVLTFATLMLFVGATGKSAQLPLYLWLPDAMAGPTPVSALIHAATMVTSGIYMICRLAPVFTLAPITMDVVAWVGAATALFAATIGLFQRDIKKVLAYSTVSQLGYMFLGLGAAGFAAGFFHVFTHAWFKALLFLGAGSVIHAMHHEQDLFKMGGLRNKTRITFLTMVAGTVAIMGFPGTSGFFSKDEILYLAFLKSPALWVIGVIGACCTSFYMWRLMALTFWGEPRDHHAYDHAHESPLTMTLPLMVLAAGSLLWGFWGVPEAFGGHFRIGEWLSPALTYGQTHAPHGHHEGPAVLLAVISTGLGLFFGFLGWSKYKNGPAWELAFAAKFPVLHRVLLNKYYVDEGVELYLLRPVRWLGNLLWKLFDVILIDGVGVNLPGALARVFGDFTALFQTGRVRNYALSMALGAAVLLYVFLK